Part of the Leptolyngbya sp. BL0902 genome, GTGCGAACAACATCGTTCCTTTTGCTCGTAAAGCTGCACCTGTTGCCGCTTAACTAAAACTCTTTTAGCGAGCGTTCATAGTTTGACTCCGTTAAGGACTATGGACAAAACCCCAACGGATGCACTGACAGGCGTTCTCTAGTGAGTCTGTCGGCTAAGCTTTCATTAGAGCATCCCACCGTCCGGGATAAGTGGCGGTTCCTGCCCCAAGGATTAGCGGGGCTAAGCCTGTGAATGAGTGGTGTGTTAATACTCAAAGCGGACACGGGTTCGACTCCCGTCAGCTCCATTCCTACAACATGTGTTTGATTATTAAATATTTTTCCAAGTAAGAGACTCAATGTTGGGTCTCTTTTTGCATCTGCCTATACTGAGAAGGTAGCCCTAGGCTACGGAAGGTTGGCAACGCTTAGGGAGGTCGATCTTCCTGAAAGTTGTCTGCTGCTATTGTTTTTTTTAAGAGTTTTAGGAACATGCAATTCCCCGTCTGGCCTTACCTAAACCAACCCATCTTTAACCGTAACCACCAGGCGATTTATAATCCCTGGCGATTTTGGCGTACCTACCAAGTGCGATTTCTAGAGCGTTGCTGGCTGCGGGAATATCGTCCTGAGGAACATTACAAATCTTAGTTTAAATGTCGCAAAAAAACTAAGAATTCCTGACGTTTAACTCGATCCAAGCAACCGTTGTGATTCCCCCTAAAAGACGGCAGTGTGCCCAGGTGTAGGGAGAGCATTGGCTCATCGGTTATCACTAACTTCAAATTTCGCTACATTAAGATACACACAACACCGGATGGGCGAATTGGCGACAGCTATGGTAAATGGGATCGCAACCTGGCAAGAGGTGACGGGCAACTGGATTTTGATGCCTCCCCGCCCTCGGGGTATTATCCATTTTCTCGGCGGGGCGTTTGTGGCAGCGGCCCCCAGCGTGACCTACCGCTGGTTGCTAGAGAACCTGGCAAGCCAGGGCTACATCATTGTGGCTACTCCCTTCATCAATACCTTTGACCACGAAGCAATTGCGGAGGAAGTCCTGATTACCTTCAGTCAGGCCCTGCGCTATCTGGATCGACGGCTCGGCATCAATGATCCGTATCTGCCCATCTATGGCCTAGGGCACAGCATGGGTTGCAAGGTACACCTCCTGATTAACAGTCTGTGGGAGGTGGATCGGGCGGGAAACATCTACATGAGCTTTAACAACTACCCAGCCAAACGGTCGATTCCTTTTTTAGAGCAGGTGGCGCAGTTTAGTCCTGCGCTGGATGTGGAGTTTACTCCCGGCCCGGAGGCGACGCTAGCCCTCGTGCGGGATCAGTATCCGGTAGCGCACAATCTGCTGATCAAGTTTCGGAACGACACCATCGACCAAACCCGACCGCTGGCGGATACGCTGGTGCCGCGCTTTCCACAGCAGACGACGGTGCAGATCCTTCAGGGTAGCCACACAACGCCTATTGCTCAAGATATTGGCTGGCAGCCAGGGGATTCGTTTTCGCCCCTCGATGCCCTAGGCCAATTTGTGAAGCAGGAGTTTTATCGGGATCTAAACCAGCTCAAGCAGACACTTTTGACCTGGCTGGCCGAGCCTATCGTCCCTCCCAAGGCGACGCCCATTGCCCTCAAACGAAAGGGAGCCGAGACACCCTAGGAGGGTGGCAAGCCGTGTCCCTCCAGGTGGGTGCGAGTCAACAGCGAACGAGACGGTTAGGTTGGCAATGCTCAGGCTGACTCCCCCTGAAGCAGGCGCATCATTTTGGCCACCATGGCGAGGCTTTCTTCGTAGAGCACATCTTCGCCCCAGCGCTGGAGTTGTTGGCCCAGCATGAAGTCCGCCTTTTGGTCGGAGAGGGCCGTCACCTGTTCTACTTGGCACGCCTGGGCACCGCCCCCCGCCTCCATGCGCATACAGCCTGTGGTTTCGGAGCAAAGGATGGTGCAGCAGTTGGCGCACTCGTTGGTGGAGAGTAGGCGAATTCCGGTGAGGTCGCCGATTACTTCGCCGGAGTCGGCTACGGGAATGCCCGCCAGTTCCGCCTCAATTTCGATGCCATTTGGCCCCCGGAAGTGCAGGGTTTTGAGGTTGTAGACGCCCCCTTGTTCGGTGTAGTCCACGGGTTCCCACCCCAGGCGACTAGCAAACCAGCCTAGGTACATCAGGGCTTGGGCGGCGTTGCCCTGCTCGTAATCGACGCTGATGCGGTCTACATCCTTGAGGGATTCGCGGCGTTCCGGGGGGTCGTAGGCGGCGGCAGTGAGTTCTTGCCACGGGGCCAAACGGTGCCAGTTGAGGTCGGCGATGGTGATGCCTTCTTCGATCAGGCACTGCATGGTGTGAAGTTCGGCTTCGGCATCACTGAAATAGCTGGAATCGACGATGATGCAGTTGCTGGATTTAGCCAGGTTTTGGAAAATCGGCTGCTCTGGGCTAGGGGTGGCCTTCCACCACACAAACCGGGGCAGTTCCGGCAGAATCAAAGACGCCACCAGGTCGCTCACCCGTTCCAACGCCGCCTTGGTGCCGCGCAGGGTGATGTACTCGCAGCAAATCAGGTTGCTGGTGCTTTTCTTTTGCACGGGGCAGTAGGCGGAAACCTGGGCTGTCACCCCGGTATCTTCGCCGAAGGTGGGGCAGAGGGTGATGACGCGACAGGGGTTATGGGCGGAGATGGATTCGCTGAGGTTGAAGCCGCGCAGGTCGGGGTTTGGGTATTCCTTTTGGATTTGGGAAAGCTGGCTATACTCCTCGCGCACCCTGGCCAAGGTGGGTGGATCGATGCGTCCCGTCACCCGCAAATCATAGGCGATCTGGGCCTGACGAATGCCCTCACGGGTGAGGGGGCCGTGGTTGCCGTCGATGGGGCCGGGGTAGAATTCCAGGGCTGCGAGGACTTGCTGCACCTCCTCCGGCTCATAGATCACCATGGTAAAGGTGCTGGCGCGGGTGGCCACGGGGGCGGCGGCTCCGGCATCCTGCTGTCGCCAGATATTTCGCAGTTCCGATTCAATCTCGTCGATGGAAATGTCCTTGGGGCGCTGGAGCGCAACGGTGGGGGTCATGGTCATGGCGGTTTGGGGAGTTAGGGGTTAGGGAGCAGGGAGTGGGGAAGAGAGTGGATTTCTTGTCCCCCTCTCCCACCTTGGGAGAGGGGCTAGGGGAGAGGGCCTCCGGGGCTAGGGGTGTAGCTTACTTCCCAAAGGGTGGGCTACAACCTGCGCCAGCGGCGACCGTCTTTGTTGAGCAAAAACTCCGCTTCCATTGGCCCCCAGGTTCCGGCTTCGTACATGGGGATGGCGGCGGGATCGGCGGGGGCGTCCCACACTTGCAGCAGGGGGGTGAGCAAGCGCCAGGAGGCTTCCACTTCGTCGCCCCGGGTGAACAGGGTTTGGTCGGCTAGCATACAGTCCACGATCAGGCGAGCGTAGGCATCGGTGTTGGCTTGGCCAAAGGCGGCATCGTAGCGGAAGTCCATATCCACCGAGCGCGTCCGCAGGGAGTTGCCGGGGGTTTTGACCTCAAACCGCATAGAAATACCCTCGTCGGGCTGAATCCGCAGGGCCAAGACGTTGTGGTTCATCTGCTGGGCGGCAGACTGGAACATTAGGTGGGGCACTTCCTTAAAGTGGATAGAAATTTCGCTCACCTTTTTGGGCATTCGCTTTCCGGTACGCATGTAGAAGGGCACCCCCTTCCAGCGCCAGTTGTCGATTTCCAGCTTGAGGGCGCTGAAGGTTTGCACCGTGGATTCAGGATTTGCGCCCTCCTCCTCACGGTAGCCCGGTACCGATTGCCCCTTCATCCATCCGGCGGAATATTGCCCCCGCACAGCGCTTTGGCTAAGGTCGTCAATATCTGAGAGTCGGGTGGCTTGCAGAACTTTCGTTTTTTCGTTGCGAATGCTGTCGGCATCGAGGGAGTTGGGCGGCTCCATTGCCGTCAGACAAAACAACTGCATCAGGTGGTTTTGCACCATGTCCCGCAGGGCACCGGAGGTTTCGTAGTAGCCCGCCCGTCCTTCTAGGCCCACGGTTTCCGCCACGGTAATTTGGACGTGATCCACAAACTGCCGATTCCACAGCGGCTCGAAAATGGCGTTGGCAAAGCGAAACACCATCAAGTTTTGGACGGTTTCTTTGCCGAGGTAGTGGTCGATGCGGTAGATCTGCCGTTCGTCGCACACCTTCTGTACCACCCGGTTCAGCACCTGGGCCGAGGCCAGATCTTTGCCGAAGGGTTTTTCGATGATCAGCCGCTGCTTGTCGGGGTCTTCCAGCATCCCTGCCGCCCCAAGCTGCTGGGTGGCTTCCCCAAAAAAGCGGGGGGCCACCGAGAGGTAAAACACCCGATTGCCCTTGGTGCCCCGCTGCTCGTCCAGTTCTGCCAGCAGAGTTTTCAGGGTTTGGTAAGACTCCGGGTTGTCAATATCCCCAGGGCAGTAGTACAGCCCCTTGGCAAAATCCTCCCACACCGCCTCATGGCCGATGCCGTTGCCAAATTCCTCGATGCCCTCGCGCAGGTGCTCCCGGAAGAAGTCGTGGCTCCATTCCCGCCGCGCCACGCCTACAATCGTGAGCTCTGGGGGCAAGCGCCGCTCCCGCCGCATTTGGTAAATGGCGGGGACAATTTTGCGCTGGGTGAGGTCGCCAGAGGCCCCAAAAATCACCAGGATTTGCGGCTCCGGGATGCGGTCTTGCTGAAGGCCAACCCGCAGGGGATTTTCAATCAAAGACACCATAAGCGTTGGGGGTAGGGAGTAGGGGCAGTTGTAACCAAAGCCGTCGCGACTCAGAAGGCCAGCGTGGGTGAACCCAATGGGCCCACGTTGTTATTGTGGCGGCACTTGCCAAGAATCTGCCCATACTATAGATGGTCTTAATCAACGGCGCGGGGCTTCCAGTACCCATGTGATTGATGGAGCCATGCAAGACAAAAGCGCCTAGCCGGATTCGTCTTGGCCTCTTGATTTTAAGGCAGTCCATTCACCCACGCCCTGGAAAGCCCGTAAGTTAGCATCAAAACTTGGCTTGGCGGAGACAGCCATGGTCATAGCCCACTTCAGGGGAACTTCTCGTCCGTTGCACCAGTCATGGGCCGATGGCCCGCCCTGCATCGTCGCGACTTGTTAGGAGCAAGAAACCATCATGATCACCACTACCCACCTTAAAATCGGCGAAGTGTCACGCCAGACTGGGGTGGCCGTCGGTGCTCTGCGCTACTACGAAAGCCTGGGCCTCATTACCTCCCAGCGCGGCCAGAACGGCTACCGATACTACGCCCCCACCACCGTGCAGCAGGTGGAGTTCATCAAAAAAGCCCAGGCCCTCGGATTTTCCCTAGAAGACATTAAGGAGGTGTTGACAGTACATCAGCAAGGCCACACCCCTTGTCACTTTGTCCAGTCCCTCTTGCAGCAAAAAATTGATCATCTAGAGGCCCAAATTCATCAAATGACAGTCTTCAAAGCAGAACTCGAACAGTACCAGGATCAATGGGCCAGCCATCCCCCCCAGACGACCGATGGGGAGATTTGCCCCCTCATCGAAACCGTTTCCTTGGCATAGTCAAAGGCGGTGATAAGCTACCCTAGCCCTCTTAGGGCATCCTGCTACTCATTCCGTTTTCCCTGTGTTAGCCAGCCTTGCGTTCTGGGAATACTTTGGCTATCCCCAACATAGTCTCGATGGATGAAAGACTATGACGTATCTCCAACTTACACAGCAGACAATCAAGAACTTAAGAAAGGTATCCGGTTCTATCCCCGACAGGATGCCCATCTTTTGGAAAGGATTCAGAATGTCCCTAGACGAAGCTTGTGAGGTGATTACCGCGCTAGAGCAGGCCAAGGCCAGACGCATTGAGCGCTATCGGAACTCTCAGGTAGGCTCTCAAATTACAGCCATGGCTTTTGAAGGAACGAAAGGGGCATTGCAAGTCACCGCTAAGGGTCTGAAACTTAACCCTATTACCGCCTTAGCAGGAATTATTGTGGATGCAGCGGAAAGAGGTATTGATGCAACTGGTGGCCTGATCGTTGATGGCATCAGTACAAGCAGTGCTACCATTAACCTCCCAGTTGTTCAAGAACTGGAAGAGGCTATCCAGCAGCTTAACAAGCTCGTCTCTGATGCCCAAGCCTCGAACTTATAGAGCAACAGCAGGAGACTCATAGGGTAAGCCAGCCCATCGTCAAAATACCCGTTTAACCCAATACTTAGGGGATTCTGCGTATCCCTGGCGGGCATAGAAGCGATGGGCTTGCAGACGGCGGCTGTGGCTGTGGACTTCAAGGCGATCACACCCCCGCTCTTGGGCAAGTTGATAGGCTTGTTCCTCTAGGGCGGTGCCAACGCCTTGTCCTCTGGCTTCAGGGCTGACGCAGAGATAGCTGATGCGGCAAAAGTCCCCCGGCAGGGCCAGTTGGGGGATGAAATGCAGGGAAATCACACCCACTACGGCCTGCTCAACCTCGGCTACCAGCAGCACGGCATCGTCGTGATCAAGCTGGCGCTGAATGCTGCGGTTGAGAAAATCAAGCTCAACGGGATAGCCTAAGGCATCGAGGAGCATGGCTATCACCGCACTGTCTGCTACAGTGGCGGGCCGGATGTGGATGGATCGCATGGCTAGAGGGCTAGGGGTAGGCCGTTGTGAAACACCAGCAACTCGCCGGATTTGATGGGCGTCCACTGTTCGTTATCGGTTAGGTGGGTGGTGGCGATGATGGCGACTCGGTCGCTGGGGGTGGTGAGTTCTTGAAAGTTCACCGTCAGGTCTTCGTCAATCAGGTGGGCGGCAGCAAAGGGCGCTTGCCGCACGATGTAGCAGAGCTTGGTAGAGCAGTGGGCAAAAAAGTGTTCCCCGTCGGAGAGCAGGTAGTTGAAAATGCCGTGCTGGGCAATGTCGGCGGTGATGGTTTTGAGGGCCGAGTAGAGGTCGGTGATCGGGGGCTTGCCCTGGGGAAACCGCTGGCGCAGACGGTTGAGGATTTGGCAAAAGGCGCGTTCGCTGTCGGTTTGGCCCACGGCTTGATGGAGGCCGGGATTAACCGCCAGGGTGGGGACATCGCCGTTGTGGGCAAACACCCAGTAGCGGCCCCACAGTTCGCGCTTAAAGGGGTGGCAGTTTTCTAGCCCCACTGGCCCCACCGTGGCCTTGCGAATGTGGGCAATCACGTTCATGGATTTGATCGGATACTGCCGCACCAAGGTAGCAATGGGGGAGGTACTGGAGGGGTTGTCATCCAAAAACACCCGGCAACCCAGTCCTTCAAAAAAAGCAATGCCCCAGCCGTCTTTGTGGTCGTCGGTTTTGCCACCCCTGGCACAAAAGCCTTCAAAGGAGAAGCAAATATCCGTTGGCACGTTGCAGTTCATTCCGAGGAGTTGGCACATGCGGATGGTGGGGATGGGGTGGCACGACTCCCGAAAAATTTTAGCGGATGTTCTGGATCAAAGTTCCTCGTCGGCCAGTTCGCGCTCTAGCTCTAGGCTGAGGGGTTGGGCCAGTTCTTCGGTGGCCGAGGCTTCCAGGGCCAGGGGTTCGGCCACGGCTTCTTCCTGCTTGGCCTCCAGGTTGATGGGCAGGCGTAGGGGTTGTTCTTCCTCCATTGCCGCCTGGGGCAGGGAGTCCGCCAAGTCATCCAAGGGCCGAGGAATCACCATTACTGCATGGAGTTCGCCGATGCGTTCCGCTTCGTGCATTCCGGCTTCGATGGCAATGGCCACGTTGGGCAATGAGCCGCGAATCAAAATCGTACAGAGCCCGTCGCCAATGGTTTCGTGGGAAATCAGCTCCACATCGGCGGATTTGGTCATGGCATCCGCTGCGCCCACCATGGCCGGAAAGCCCCGCGTTTCCAAGAGCCCAATGGCTTGACTGCCCAGCCGACTTTTGCCTTCGCGCCGCAGTTGTTCCCACCGGGCACAGATGGGCAGCACTGCTTCCAGATTAGGCAAAGGCCGAGGAATCAGGCTGGAGGACGCCGTTTGGCCCGCCTCTTCCACCGCTTCGACGCCCGCCGAAACCGCCATCCGCACGTTGGCCACCCCGCCCCGCACAATGGCCGTACAAAGGCCACTTCCGGTTTTTTCGTAGCCGACGAGATACACATCAGCGGCCTTCAGCATGGCATCCGCCGCCTTCACTACCACCGGAAACCCCGCTGCCGACACCATGCCCAGGGCCGAGCCACGGTACTTGTCAAACCGACTTTTAGGCTCCGACTGACTGGCGGGAGGGGTGGCCAGGTTCAGCTTAGCCTTGGGGGCCAATTTCAAGTCTTGTTTTGAGGCTAATTTACCGTCGGCTTGCATAGAGCGCCTCTAGGGGATGAGATCCGTATACTCCATTCTAAGGCTTGTCCTCAGGAGACACACCCCCGGACGTGACACCATTTAACGGCTGCCGATGGGGAAACAGCTTGGATAGGAGGTCTTGCACCTGCTTTTGCCCGTGGGCGGGTGGACGGGTGCCGTTAGAAGGGATGGGTGAATCGGCCTGATCAGCCGGATCGGCTTCCAATTCTACGTCACCACCTCCCTTTTCCTTAGTTTCGGCCTCATTGGAGAGGGACGGGGTAGACGTGTCAGCCGCGTTGTCTTGAGAGGTTTCGGAAAGTGTCTCTTGAACGAAGCTTTCCTGCGGAGAAGTGACTTGAGCAGGGATTGCTTGAACTGAGGTTGCCTGAATAGGGGTTCCTTGAATGAGTGTCTCTTGGGCAGATCTTTCCTGAACCGATGCGTCTTGAATCAATGCAGCTTGCTGGAAGGCCACTGGATTCGGGGCCGTTCCGTTTGCAGAAGACTGGCTGGGATCGCCCAATAGAGAGTTAGGGGGCACCACTTGGCCGGACGAAATCGCGGGATTAATCAGGGTGCTTTCTGCGCCAATGCAGGCGTTTTGGCCAATGCGTCCGGCACCAACAATCAGCACACCGCTGCCCAGTACCGCCCCCGGTTCAATCACCACATCTCCCCGGACGGCCTGGATAATCACGCCGCTGCCCACGCACACCCCAGGGGCCACCACCAACCGACAGCCCGGAGCCGCATCCAGCACCACACAATCGCCAAGGGCCACGCCCTCGGCTACCTCAACCTGTCCCCCCAAAGCAGGAGCGTCAGGATTGGCAAGTGCCGTTGGCAGTGGCCCTATCATTGGCTATCGGTATCCCTAGGAACGCCCTAACTTAAGGACGCTGGATGGTGACTTCCGCCGCCCGCCGCTTGGCCTTGGGATCCACGGCAACTAGGCGAACATACTCGCCCTGGTGTGCCCGCAGTTGGCCATCAATGGCGGCCAGCAAATCCGAGACGCGGCTCCCTTCTAGGGTGGCGCAGGTCTTCCATACGTTGCTGCGATAGCGACGCTGATCAGCGGCCTCTAGGCTGAGACGATAGCCCTGGTTGACAAACTGGTTCACCTGTTGGGCGGTGTCTTGGCTGAGACCTTGACCGCCGCCCTGGCTGGCCGGAGCAGGGGCGGACGCTTGGGGTGCAGAGTAGGACGCTACGGGAACACTGGGGCCGGATGCGGGGGCTTGACCAGGCCGTTGTACGGTCACTTCAGGCCCACGGCGCTTGGCTTTGGGGTCGATGCCGAAGATGCGGACATACTCGTTGGGGTAAGCGGCCATGCACTGAGACACCGCCGCCAGTACCTCGTTCTCGCGGTTGGAGGTGATGGGAGCGCAGGTTTGCCACACGCCACTGCGGTAGCGACGGGTATCGGCGTGCTCGGCCCCAATGTGGTAGCCCTGGCTGATCAGTTGCCGCACCTGCTGGGCGAGGTCGCCACTGAGGTTCACGGCACCACCGCTGGCCGGACGCTGACCCACGGAACGGCCAAAGCCTGTCCCCGCTGGAACCGAGGAGCCGCTAACGGGCTTGCCATCGGGCCGCTGAATGGTGATGGGTGCAACCCGCTGGTTGGCGCGGGGGTCAATGCCGAACAGGCGCACGTATTCCCCGGCATGATCGGCCAGACAGGCTTCTAGGGCCGCTAGTACCTCCCCCTCACGGTTGGAGGTAATGGGAGCGCAGGTCTGCCACACGCCGCTGCGATAGCGACGGCCATCGGCGTGCTCGGTGCCGATGCGGTAGCCCTGGCTGATAAACTGGCGCACCTGATTCACCACCTCAGCGGACAGGGATCCCGCCGCCACCGCCGCCGGACGGTAGGCTTGGCTGGCCCCGCTGGAAACCGCAGGCACAGAACCATTCACCTCAACGGCCTTGCCATCGGGCCGCTGAATCGTCACCGGAGCCACCCGCTGCTTGGCCTTGGGGTCGATGCCGAACATCCGCACATACTCGCCCCGGTGCTCGGCCAGACAAGCCTCTAGGGCGGCAAAGGCTTCCCCTTCACGGGTGGCCTGGATGGGGCTACAGGTTTGCCACACCCCACTGCGGTAGCGGCGATTGTCGGCGTGCTCGGTGCCAATGCGCAGACCTTGGGCCAAATACTGGCGCACCCGCTGCACAACATCGGGGGAAAGCTGTTGAGATTGCATAGTACCTAATCCATCGCGTTCGTTTAAGTTGGAGCCAGCTAAGTTAGAGCCTGCCAAAGCCGAGGGCGACTCCGCCGATAGGGCGTTCAGCTCAGTTGATAAAGCATTCAAATCAGCGGGGGCGGGGCCATAGCCGAGCAATTCTCGCACCAGAGCCAAGTCTTGGGGGCTAACGTCCGGCAAACCATCGGCCTGACTTTGGCGGGTAATCACCGATCCCGACGGCACCAATTTGCCTGGGGGAACCTCCACATCCTGCACTAGGGCGTGCATCATCACAATGCTGTTGGCCCCCAGGCGGGCATTGAAAATGGTGGAGCGAAACCCGATGAAAACGTTGTCGCCAATGTAGGCTGGGCCTTGAATCAGCGTCCGGTGGGTGAGGGTTGCGCCTTGACCAATCCAGACGGTGTAGGGTCGCTGGTCATCGCCAAGCACCCTAGCCTGACCCAGACCGTTAATCGTGACCCCTTCCTGGATAACCGTGCGAGAACCCACCACACAGGTTGCTCCCACCTGAGCCCGCAAAGCCGCGCTGGGGGCAATCGCCACCCCCTGGCCTAGGCGCACATCGCCCACGGACTCAAACCTAGAGAAAGCTCCCTCAGAGGTGGCATCCGACACCCGAGACGCCGCCAGCGTGCTGACCGTCATGATCCAAGTCTCCAAAAAAATCAGCGCCCCTAACCAGGAACCCCTTAGCCCGGATAGGCAATGTCCAGAGCGGTTCCCCAACCCTGGACGGTTGCCATTGCGGCTTGGCTACCCCTAGCTAAAATCGTGCCGCTTGTCGTAGAGGGCACCGCTGTCGAGGCTGACGGTATCAACAATGGCGATCACCGCTGCATCCACCGGACGCCCCTCATAGCCGGGATGTTGACGGGCACCGCTGCCTTGGGTAATCAACACCCATTCCCCTGTCCCTGCGCCGACCACATCTGCCGCTACGGTGTAATCGGGGAGCAAGTCCCCCGTTTCGCTGATGAGCTGCACCAGCAAAAATTTCACACCGCTGAGGCTGGGCTCTTTGCAGGTGCTAACCACCGTGCCGCGCACCTTAGCCAAGAGCATGGCTTACCTATCTGCCGTAGGGACGAATACCGCTGACGCTCTCGCGGAACTGTTCCACCGCTTCGGTGTAGCGAATGGGCAGCACGAACTCTAGGTTTTCGTGGGGGCGGGCGATGATGTGGGTGGACAGCACTTGGCCACCGTTCACGCGCTTAACATTTTCAATACCAGCGGCCACAGAGGCTTGCACCTCAGACACATCGCCACGGACGATGACAGTGACGCGACCGCTACCAATTTTTTCGTAGCCCACCAGGGTGACGCGAGCGGCTTTCACCATCGCATCGGCGGCTTCCACCACAGCGGGGAAACCCAGCGTTTCTACCATACCAACTGCAATTGCCATGCTTGTAAGCCCTTCCTTAAGCTTGTATTGTTTACTGGCTGTGTGCGTAACCTACGTCGCCCTTGGCCAGACGCCCTTGGGCAACACGTATAAAGTTAGGAAAGCCATTTTTACCGTTCCACACGTCCGTCACGGACTTGGGCCCCATAGACCTGGGTTGCAGAACCAAAACGACAACCTATGAAGCAAGGTTTACCCTAGCTTCGGAACTGCTCCACAGCCTCGGTGTAGCGAATGGGCAACACAAACTCAAGGTTTTCGTGGGGACGAGCAATGATGTGGGTAGACAGCACTTCGCCACCGTTGACGCGCTTGGCGGATTCCACCCCAGCGGACACAGACGCTTGCACTTCGGACACATCACCACGCACGATCACGGTGACGCGACCGCTACCGATTTTTTCGTAGCCCACCAGGGTTACACGGGCGGCTTTCACCATGGCATCCGCCGCTTCCACGACAGCCGGGAAACCCAGGGTTTCAATCATTCCAACAGCAATTGGCATTGTCGTAATCTCCTTGTTAAATCTAGATCTTTTCCCCTGCGTTCACCCAGGAATTCAGCCTTTATTGGCAGCATGAACAGTCCCGAACTCATCAAGAAACGGGATTTGCTCAAGGTTAGTGAAGGCGAAAAGAGCTGATTTCTCTTTGATGACAACCTAAGCATAGGTGTCGATTGACACTTTTGCAATATAAGTCTCAATGATTGTTGCTAATGTTGAGTATTATTAAACCTTATCCCCAAAGCCCTTGCGAAAGCGGCCATTGGCGGCTCTTTCCGGGGTGAGTCCTCACCCTCATTTAGGGTCTGCCAGGGGGCTGCTGTTGACCTGAGTCGCCCTCTATCGCCACCTAAAATTGATGGATGCCAGAGTTGCAGTATTAAAATTATATCTGGGCATTGCATTGATATAAATCAATTGTTTTGGTCGCTGGGCATGATCTCCGGGGGGATTCACGAATCGGGTAGGATGATGGCTAACGGCTGATAGCTCGGTCTGGCCTTCTGGGTTTTGGGGCGGGCGAGGGGGTGCAGATCAACGGTTGGAATCCGCCATCCCGGCATCGCTTCGTTCACATATCTTAATGGTGCAATGGCCACGAATTCGTCAGGCTGGAAGGAGTAGGTCTGCGGTGACGCCCTCTTTCCCGATGGGTCAGCGTTGGGTGGATGGGTGGCCTGTCGCAGATTGTTTAGACGAGGTAGTGACGAATTTATGAACCAAATGTGGGTGGAGACAAGTTGGCTGCTGCCAATCTATGGGCTGCTGGGGGTGGTGTTGGCCCTGCCGTGGTCTATGGGCTTTATCCGCCGCACGGGGCCAAGGCCAGCAGCCTACCTCAACATCGCCATGACGCTGTTC contains:
- a CDS encoding ribulose bisphosphate carboxylase small subunit; the encoded protein is MTVSTLAASRVSDATSEGAFSRFESVGDVRLGQGVAIAPSAALRAQVGATCVVGSRTVIQEGVTINGLGQARVLGDDQRPYTVWIGQGATLTHRTLIQGPAYIGDNVFIGFRSTIFNARLGANSIVMMHALVQDVEVPPGKLVPSGSVITRQSQADGLPDVSPQDLALVRELLGYGPAPADLNALSTELNALSAESPSALAGSNLAGSNLNERDGLGTMQSQQLSPDVVQRVRQYLAQGLRIGTEHADNRRYRSGVWQTCSPIQATREGEAFAALEACLAEHRGEYVRMFGIDPKAKQRVAPVTIQRPDGKAVEVNGSVPAVSSGASQAYRPAAVAAGSLSAEVVNQVRQFISQGYRIGTEHADGRRYRSGVWQTCAPITSNREGEVLAALEACLADHAGEYVRLFGIDPRANQRVAPITIQRPDGKPVSGSSVPAGTGFGRSVGQRPASGGAVNLSGDLAQQVRQLISQGYHIGAEHADTRRYRSGVWQTCAPITSNRENEVLAAVSQCMAAYPNEYVRIFGIDPKAKRRGPEVTVQRPGQAPASGPSVPVASYSAPQASAPAPASQGGGQGLSQDTAQQVNQFVNQGYRLSLEAADQRRYRSNVWKTCATLEGSRVSDLLAAIDGQLRAHQGEYVRLVAVDPKAKRRAAEVTIQRP
- a CDS encoding EutN/CcmL family microcompartment protein, giving the protein MLLAKVRGTVVSTCKEPSLSGVKFLLVQLISETGDLLPDYTVAADVVGAGTGEWVLITQGSGARQHPGYEGRPVDAAVIAIVDTVSLDSGALYDKRHDFS
- a CDS encoding carbon dioxide-concentrating mechanism protein CcmK encodes the protein MAIAVGMVETLGFPAVVEAADAMVKAARVTLVGYEKIGSGRVTVIVRGDVSEVQASVAAGIENVKRVNGGQVLSTHIIARPHENLEFVLPIRYTEAVEQFRESVSGIRPYGR
- a CDS encoding carbon dioxide-concentrating mechanism protein CcmK; translated protein: MPIAVGMIETLGFPAVVEAADAMVKAARVTLVGYEKIGSGRVTVIVRGDVSEVQASVSAGVESAKRVNGGEVLSTHIIARPHENLEFVLPIRYTEAVEQFRS